The following proteins come from a genomic window of Gimesia chilikensis:
- a CDS encoding PSD1 and planctomycete cytochrome C domain-containing protein, with protein MPESSRLRNRPCSIKLLLWGILLSFTLGFTAEVDAETKTPAKSPSQPPVDFTQEIQPLLAKHCYSCHGPDVQEGGLRLDQSDEAFKKLESEATAIVPRHPEQSELIARISPRDDGLQMPPEGEQLKPAQVELLKNWISQGAEWKKHWAFEPPRKQAPPATQNQEWVQNPIDAFILRKLEQRGLSPAPPADRVALIRRAYFDLTGLPPTPEEVDQFVNNPAPDAYEKLIDHLLASPHYGERWARHWLDLVRYADTNSYERDGNKPNAWRFRDYVIRSLNEDKPYDQFIKEQLAGDELDQVTNDSIIATGYYRLGLWDDEPADPLLSYYNELDDIVTTTSQVFLGLTLNCARCHEHKIDPIPHEDYYRFMAFFHGLNSYGIRSDQLSFNQTDITGTKLVTRYAELDEKQGELKQKMRAIEETGIKKMSGVDQRRSETRERKKLLEEKLAQFLEPAQMQDYQKMQVEMQKLNAERKKLPPRKMALSVRRSLKEPRETFVLLRGNPHVKGDPVQPGFPEIFGGEQATIPQPSAEQKTSGRRRVLAEWIADQDNLLTSRVIVNRIWQHHFGRGIVQSPNNFGQLGVPPTHPELLDWLSLKFNDEGQRFKALHKLIMLSNTYQMSSQFSEEAAAVDPANDLFWRFNMRRLSAEEVRDSILAVNGRLNSKMYGPGFYPQISKEVMQGQSKPGQGWGDSSEEERARRSVYIFVKRSLLTPLLFNFDFADTDSSCAVRFVTTQPAQALGMINGAFVNSQAEHLTERLLKDAGPEYPAFVARAIRLAYGRQPQPGEVDRGVQLIQSLIDKHQLSERQARDYFCLTILNRNEFVYLD; from the coding sequence ATGCCGGAATCCAGTCGCTTGAGAAACAGACCATGTTCAATAAAGTTACTCCTCTGGGGGATTCTCCTCAGTTTCACTTTGGGCTTCACTGCAGAAGTCGATGCAGAAACGAAGACCCCTGCTAAGTCCCCTTCACAGCCTCCCGTGGATTTTACCCAGGAGATCCAACCACTGCTGGCAAAGCACTGTTATTCCTGCCATGGCCCTGATGTACAGGAAGGGGGGCTGCGGCTGGATCAAAGTGATGAAGCGTTCAAAAAACTGGAATCGGAAGCAACGGCAATTGTTCCCCGGCATCCGGAACAGAGTGAATTGATTGCCCGGATTTCCCCCCGGGATGATGGACTGCAGATGCCCCCGGAAGGAGAGCAGCTCAAGCCGGCCCAGGTGGAACTGCTGAAAAACTGGATCTCCCAGGGCGCAGAATGGAAAAAACACTGGGCCTTTGAGCCTCCCCGAAAGCAGGCACCACCCGCCACCCAGAACCAGGAATGGGTTCAAAATCCAATTGATGCGTTCATCCTGAGAAAACTGGAACAGAGGGGGCTCTCCCCTGCACCACCTGCAGACCGGGTCGCACTGATTCGTCGGGCATATTTTGATCTGACCGGGCTGCCTCCCACTCCCGAGGAAGTCGATCAGTTTGTCAACAATCCTGCTCCTGATGCCTACGAAAAATTAATTGACCACCTGCTGGCTTCACCTCATTACGGAGAACGCTGGGCGCGGCACTGGCTGGACCTGGTTCGCTATGCAGATACCAACAGTTATGAACGGGATGGTAACAAACCCAATGCCTGGCGATTCCGGGATTATGTCATCCGTTCCCTGAACGAAGACAAACCCTACGATCAGTTCATTAAAGAACAACTGGCAGGGGACGAACTGGATCAAGTGACTAATGATTCCATTATTGCCACAGGCTATTATCGTCTGGGGCTCTGGGATGATGAACCGGCTGACCCGCTGTTGAGTTACTACAATGAGCTGGATGATATCGTCACTACAACCAGTCAGGTGTTCCTCGGGCTGACACTGAACTGTGCCCGCTGTCACGAACATAAAATCGATCCGATTCCCCATGAAGACTATTACCGCTTTATGGCGTTTTTTCATGGTCTGAACTCATACGGAATTCGCTCCGATCAACTCTCTTTTAATCAAACCGATATCACGGGGACGAAGCTGGTAACCCGCTACGCAGAGCTCGACGAAAAACAGGGTGAGCTGAAGCAGAAAATGCGTGCGATTGAAGAGACTGGTATTAAAAAGATGTCGGGCGTCGATCAGCGGCGTTCTGAGACCAGGGAACGCAAAAAGTTACTGGAAGAAAAACTGGCGCAGTTCCTGGAGCCTGCTCAGATGCAGGACTATCAGAAGATGCAGGTGGAAATGCAGAAACTGAATGCGGAGCGGAAAAAACTGCCTCCCCGCAAGATGGCACTCAGCGTCAGACGCAGCCTCAAAGAACCCCGGGAAACCTTCGTTCTACTGCGGGGAAATCCGCACGTGAAAGGGGATCCGGTTCAGCCCGGTTTTCCCGAGATCTTCGGCGGTGAGCAGGCGACAATTCCCCAACCCTCGGCGGAGCAGAAAACCTCCGGTCGCAGACGCGTGTTGGCAGAGTGGATCGCTGACCAGGATAACCTGCTGACATCGCGGGTCATCGTGAACCGGATCTGGCAGCATCACTTTGGTCGAGGAATCGTGCAGTCACCCAATAACTTCGGACAGCTGGGGGTCCCGCCGACACATCCAGAGCTGCTGGACTGGCTCTCCCTGAAATTTAACGATGAGGGACAGCGGTTCAAAGCCTTGCACAAGCTGATCATGCTGTCAAATACCTATCAGATGTCCTCTCAATTCTCCGAAGAAGCGGCTGCCGTCGACCCGGCCAATGATCTGTTCTGGCGGTTCAATATGCGAAGATTGAGTGCGGAGGAAGTCCGCGACAGTATCCTGGCGGTCAATGGACGCTTGAATTCAAAAATGTATGGTCCGGGCTTTTATCCACAGATTTCTAAAGAGGTCATGCAGGGACAGTCAAAACCGGGACAGGGTTGGGGAGATTCGTCTGAAGAAGAACGGGCGCGGCGAAGTGTCTATATTTTCGTCAAACGTTCGCTGCTGACTCCCCTGCTCTTCAATTTTGACTTTGCCGACACCGACAGCAGTTGTGCAGTGCGGTTTGTGACGACCCAGCCGGCACAGGCTCTGGGGATGATTAACGGTGCATTCGTTAATAGCCAGGCGGAACACCTGACCGAACGACTGCTCAAGGATGCGGGACCGGAATACCCGGCGTTCGTAGCACGGGCAATTCGCCTCGCCTATGGTCGTCAGCCCCAGCCCGGTGAGGTGGATCGGGGAGTTCAACTTATTCAGAGCCTGATAGACAAACATCAGTTATCTGAGAGACAGGCCCGGGATTATTTCTGCCTGACGATCTTAAATCGCAATGAATTTGTTTATCTCGATTAA